AGTCGAGCAAGTACCAGATCAAATGAACGCAATGGTTAAAGAAACAACAGGGCTGATTAAAGAAAGCAATCATACGTTAGAGGATATCAACGATAAGATGAAGCAGCTTAGCCCATTGTTTTATGTAGTAGGAGATGTGGGAAATGTGACGCGCAAATTTTCCTCCTCACTCGTACAAGTGACAGAGTCATTAAAGAACAAGTCCGACAATGGAAGTGATCCTATGGGTAAAAAGAAATCCGGGAGCTTATATGGTTCTTTTACAACGGGGTATGATTGGTTAAAAAAACGCAGACAGCAAAAAAAGCAGCAAAAACAAGGTGCAGCAGTGAATAACCATACGAATAATTAGCAAAAACAAGCCGCTCCAAAGCAATAAAGGCAACTGATGAGAGAAAAACCAAGACTCATAAAAGTTGCCTTTTTTATAAGGTAAGAAACCAGCATGGCTTGCCTAGAGCGCGAGCCACCATCTATCATGAAAAAACTTTTGCTTTATAATGTTTAGATTCTTAAAATACTGTCTAAAATAAATGAGTTAGATAAGTTAAATAGAGTTGTTTTTTCATACAAAAGTATAAAATGAGGTGCTTTGGATAAGGAAATAACCGAATAGTCACGTCCGGCGCATGAGCCCAGCAACGATGCGACTTCAGAAATGCGCCCTACGATAAGTCCTCATCGGTTCGTCGCAAAGAGGAAGGCCGACTTAAAACGGGCTTGCCGCCCATATGTCGGCATACCCCTGTTTTAGTGGCATGATTCCTTTATCTCAGTTGATTCGTTCCATTCGCTACGTTGCTAAACGGGCGCTCCGAGCCTTTGTTCCACTATAGGAAAGTATAAGATTTTTTTGGTTTATAGTATAAGAAAAACAAAAGCTTCCGCCATAAACTTGGCGACAAGCCAAGTTTTTCTAAAGGAATAAGAAAGTATAAAATTTGTTGCATTGGGATAAGGGAATAACTGAATAGCCACGTCCGGCGCATGAGCCCAGCAACGATGCGACTTCACGAAATCGCCCTACGATAAGTCCTCATCGGTTCGTCGCCTCACCGTGATTCCTTTATGTAGAAGTAATTTTCCTAATCGAAAACGTCGTTCCAGTTCAAAGGTCTTTAGGTCATAACCTTGCAGCGGGATTAAAGACAATCTACTGATTGAATCATTTTATTATTACTAAGTGAAATGGAATGTAAAAGAGACAATCATTAGTAATGTAGGTGAGGTGAATGATTGTCCTGATTAAAAATAAATATGTTATTTAGGATTATCAGCAGCTGGTTGTTTCTTGCTTTGCTTGATTGCATAGTAAGCTATCGTAGCAAGGCCGTAAATACCTTCGAGATGATGTTTATTTGTAAATACATTTCCTTCTGTTGATGAATTTTGTACGCTCATTACAGCATTTACCATGGAGGATGAAGCGGCGTTAGCGGCTCTTGAAGCTCCTCCAACCATATGAAAAATAGGCGTTAATTCTTTAACTTGCTTATTTACTTCATGGAGCGTCTCATGTCCAGTACTTAGGGTGTCTGCAGCTTGATTAGTAAGTTCCTCCACTTGTTCTGGCAATTTGTTCGTTGTTTTCTGTAGGTTGCTTAGTACTCTTGCTAGGTTTAATAGCGGTTTAATTAATATAATAGAGAGTATTAGGAAAGCAACTCCAAAAATAGTAACTCCGAGGCCTAACCAATCCATTTGGCTCTCTCCTTTTTTAATATATTGATGTATTTCTTTAATATACCACGAAATGCCAAATTGTAAACGAAGGTGAAATCAATATTCATCCTATTACGTAGACATAATTCCATTGCCTGTCCCATAGACTATAGAAGAGAATAAAGCGAATTTTAGTACAGTAGAAATTCCCTACAGGTAAAAGTAGAAAAAGACGATTCGGGGGACTTTATAAAATAAAATTTTTACTACATGCAGCCTGTCGTTGCCATCCTCGCTTACCTGTTGAATCGCTTTTATGATCAGTGTCCTAAACAAAGGAAAACACTATTCTTCGCACGCTGTATTAGTGCTGAAATTTTCTGCGCTCTGTTGATTAAAGAATAGCGCATTATAGGTTCTTGTCTCTTGAAGATGAGCATTTTAAAGATATTAGATCTGAGTGGAAAAAGGGGGCTAGCAGTTGAAGCAATGGTATAAAATAGTGCTTTGGTTAGTAGGAGTATTTGTTTTAGGGTATCTTATTCAGTTGCCGATTACCAATCAACTATCTTTTAATGTAGGATCTTCCTTTTCATTACCCTTATCCGGGAAGACAATTGTGATTGATCCCGGGCATGGCGGACCGGATGGTGGTGCTGTTGGGAAGGATGATACACAGGAAAAGGACATATCCTTAGAAGTTTCTAAAAAAGTACAAAAATATTTACAGCAAGTTGGAGCAATCGTGTACTTAACACGGGAAACAGATAAAGATCTCGCTTCACCAGATGTAAAAGGGTTATCTAAAAGAAAATCAGAGGATATTCGTAACCGTTTAGCATTTATCAATAAAAAAGAAGCTGACTTTTTTATTACATTGCACTTAAACGCGCTACCTTCGTCTAAATGGAGAGGGGCTCAGACGTTTTATAATCCTCTTAAGGACGAAAATAAGCATTTGGCAGAAATGATTCAGGCAGAGTTGATCCGCAATTTGGAGAATACCAATCGTGCGGCACTAGCGATTAATAATGTTTATTTACTAAAGCATGCGGAAGTGCCGGGTGCACTAGTAGAAATCGGTTTCTTATCCAATGCAGAAGAACGGGAATTGTTGAAGGATTCGGATTATCAGCAAAAAGTCGCAGCAAGCATTTATAAAGGTATTCTGCGTTATATTACAGAGGAGATAAAGGATGAGGGAGAAGAGAGTTAGTTAGAGAATTTGGGCTAAACAAACGTATATAAACTATGAGTGCTTAGAAGCGCTCATTATTTATTTTAAGGACAAGTCTTGTTAGTCAATACATGGAAAAACAATGAATTAGGTAAGTAATGGAACAGCCTTTTGCAACTAGTACGCTTTCACTAGCTGAACGGAATTACTGATAAATGATAGGCAATCTCATAAACTGATGGATGCTTTATTTTATGTTATACTGACGTTGTATGCATTTACAAAGGGATGGTGATTTCGATGCTAACGAAGGAAGAAGTAATTCAGCTGCTTAACCCTGTTAGAGATCCGTTTTTACATATATCGTTAGAAGAAACTGAAGGTATAAAGGAAGTTAATATTAAAGAAGACAAGAACCATGTGAGTGTAAAAATTGGTATTTCTAAAACCAATACTGCTGAACAGATGCAACTGCAACAAGAGATTGTCGGAATCCTTAAGAGAAATGGAGCGTCTACAGTAGGTTTACGGTTTGAACAGTTACCAGATGACGTTATAAAGAAATATCAACCTGCTGCTGAAAAAGAGCAAGAGGCTGCGTTAATGGGGGGGAATAGCGGTACGAAGTTTATTGCTGTTTCCAGTGGTAAAGGTGGCGTTGGTAAGTCCACTGTCACCGTTAATTTAGCGATGTCCTTAAAACGTTTAGGAAAAAAAGTCGGAATTATTGATGCGGATATTTATGGCTTTAGTGTCCCAGATATGATGGGAGTGGAAGAACGTCCAAAGGTTCGTGGCGAAAAAATTATCCCTGTGGAACGGTTTGGTGTGAAAGTCATCTCAATGGGCTTTTTTGTAGAAGATAATTCTCCGATTATTTGGCGGGGTCCAATGCTCGGAAAAATGTTAAATAGCTTCTTTAAGGAAGTCGAGTGGGGGGATCTAGATTATTTATTGCTTGATCTACCACCTGGAACGGGCGACATTGCAATGGATGTACATGAGCTTCTTCCATCCTGTAAGGAAGTAATTGTTACAACTCCACATCCAACAGCTGCATTTGTTGCAGCTCGTGCCGGTCAAATGGCATTAAAAACAGAGCATGAAATTCTAGGTGTTATTGAAAATATGGCTTATTTTGAAAGTGAGCTTACAGGTCAGAAGGAATATGTATTTGGTCAAGGCGGTGGCAAGAAATTGGCGGAAGTGTTGAAAACAAAAGTACTTGGTCAATTGCCATTGCAGCAGCCGTATGAGGAAGAGGATGTTTTTGCTCCATCTATTTATCAGCAGGATCATCCAATTGGACAAGCATACCACAAAATTGCGGCTAAAATAGTGGCTCAATTGGAAGAATAAAATTGTAGAGGACGTCTCAAGCGTTGATTTAGTAATCTTGAGACGTCTTTTCTTTATAAGACTAAGAAAGTATAAAATTAGGTGCCGGAATAACCGAGTAGCTACGTCCGGCGCATGAGCCCAGCAACTAGGCGACTTAGAAATGCGCCCTACGATAAGTCATGATCGGTTCGTCGCAAAGAGGAGGGCCGACTAAAAACGGGCTTGCCGCTCAGGCGTCGGCATACCCTTGTTTTTAGTGGCATGATTCCTTTATCTTTAGTTGATTCATTCCATTCGCTACGTTGCTAAACGGGCGCCCCGCGCCTTTGTTCCACTATAGGAAAGTATAAGATTTTTTTGGTTTATAGTATAAGAAAAACAAAGGCTTCCGCCATAAGACTTGGCGACAAGCCAAGTTTTTCTAACGTTTGCAGGAACAGTAGCAAACAATTATTGTACATGTTTAACGGGATAGATTAGCGGTAAGATAAGAAACTAACACAATTCACTGCTTTTTAATGTCGGATGCCATTTGGTAATTTGGTACATTCTCAAGCACTAGATCATAAGGCGCTTCTATTCTACAGTGATTTAAATTGTATCGTCGTCTGATTTCAGTTTATCCTGCATATAAGGTGGTGCTGTAAGACTCCCACTTCAAGAACCGGAAAATCCATACTATAACAAGTTAAGTGGGAGATAACAGTACCTAAATGCCCGATTCGTTTAGAGGTGTTTAGGTCATACCATTACGGTACTAACAATCAGTGAGAGATGAAATACCCCCCCAATGATTGTAGATTCAGTTTATCTGGTAGGGTCAAGGCGTTTATGCTTTTTGTTTTTTTAGCCTCCTCCTCCAGCTTCACCTGCTCCGCCGCCGCCTTCCCCGCCTTCCCCGCCTTCCCCTTTTCCTCCTTCTTCTTCTTTCTTTTGTTTGCCTTGCTTTTCAGCAGCTTTTAGAAGTGTTTCTTGCATTTTTTCTTGGAAAAGTGGAGTTTCAAGCGTTTGTTGAATAGTTTCTTCAAGGTGCTCACGAAATTGCTGGCTTTTCACTACTTGGAGTATTTGATCGGTCATCTCAGGATTTTGCAATAATTCAAGCATTTGTTTTTGAAAACCTGCATCATTCATCAAGCTCTTCATTAGCTTCTTATGTTCTTCTTGCATAGATTTAGTATATTCTTTAACAAAATCGGTATCCTGGAACAGCGTTGTCCACATTTGTTTTCCTTTTTCAGATACAAGCGCTTCGTTAATGGATTTCTTTACAACGTCAGAATCCAAGACAAGCTCTTGTTTCATTTTTTCGTCTGTCATTAACTCACGTATTGCTTTTTTTCCATCTTCTGTTTGTAATATATCAACAACCATTTTCTTTGTTGTATCATAATCTCCTTCTTTGTCCGAGGCATTTCCATCGGTACACCCACTGATAAGAATGAAAGAAACGATAACAGCGATGCCAAGGATTCTTAATCGATTCAAATTCACTTTGGAAATCCTCCTTCCTTCTCTGTTTTAATGTGCGTGGATACAGAGAAAAATATTCGTTATATAAGGAAAAAACGGTTACTTCATGATAGAATACGGGAGAGGAAGGCAAGTTTGTCCGTATGTAAGATGTTCCAGAAAAATCTGTATCCATTGTAGGGAAATTGGACATGGAGTACAGCTGCTATATTGCTTTATTTCGGAGGTAGCTGGCAATAAAGCTGTTTTCCATCGCTACGAGTTGAAAATTAAGGGGGATAAGGGAGAGGATTTCAATTGCAAGTCAAATGCCCAATTCTAATAATCAGTGGGGAGATAGAAAACCAATGATTAAGGTGTGGCTTTTTTCGTTGGATAAAAATCGCCTACTGGATAATGGTTAAAATAATACGTTATAAAGTTTAGGGGGATAAGGGTTTTGAACACTCGAAAATTAGTCAATTTCTTTTTTAAAACGTTGATTATAGGTGGTGTAGTAGGACTTATT
This genomic interval from Virgibacillus pantothenticus contains the following:
- the gerD gene encoding spore germination lipoprotein GerD, whose translation is MNLNRLRILGIAVIVSFILISGCTDGNASDKEGDYDTTKKMVVDILQTEDGKKAIRELMTDEKMKQELVLDSDVVKKSINEALVSEKGKQMWTTLFQDTDFVKEYTKSMQEEHKKLMKSLMNDAGFQKQMLELLQNPEMTDQILQVVKSQQFREHLEETIQQTLETPLFQEKMQETLLKAAEKQGKQKKEEEGGKGEGGEGGEGGGGAGEAGGGG
- a CDS encoding Mrp/NBP35 family ATP-binding protein yields the protein MLTKEEVIQLLNPVRDPFLHISLEETEGIKEVNIKEDKNHVSVKIGISKTNTAEQMQLQQEIVGILKRNGASTVGLRFEQLPDDVIKKYQPAAEKEQEAALMGGNSGTKFIAVSSGKGGVGKSTVTVNLAMSLKRLGKKVGIIDADIYGFSVPDMMGVEERPKVRGEKIIPVERFGVKVISMGFFVEDNSPIIWRGPMLGKMLNSFFKEVEWGDLDYLLLDLPPGTGDIAMDVHELLPSCKEVIVTTPHPTAAFVAARAGQMALKTEHEILGVIENMAYFESELTGQKEYVFGQGGGKKLAEVLKTKVLGQLPLQQPYEEEDVFAPSIYQQDHPIGQAYHKIAAKIVAQLEE
- a CDS encoding DUF948 domain-containing protein, with the protein product MLLEIGVLLIGIAFFIAAIFVSYALNNLAGVLRGVEKTVEQVPDQMNAMVKETTGLIKESNHTLEDINDKMKQLSPLFYVVGDVGNVTRKFSSSLVQVTESLKNKSDNGSDPMGKKKSGSLYGSFTTGYDWLKKRRQQKKQQKQGAAVNNHTNN
- the cwlD gene encoding N-acetylmuramoyl-L-alanine amidase CwlD, encoding MKQWYKIVLWLVGVFVLGYLIQLPITNQLSFNVGSSFSLPLSGKTIVIDPGHGGPDGGAVGKDDTQEKDISLEVSKKVQKYLQQVGAIVYLTRETDKDLASPDVKGLSKRKSEDIRNRLAFINKKEADFFITLHLNALPSSKWRGAQTFYNPLKDENKHLAEMIQAELIRNLENTNRAALAINNVYLLKHAEVPGALVEIGFLSNAEERELLKDSDYQQKVAASIYKGILRYITEEIKDEGEES
- a CDS encoding DUF948 domain-containing protein, with amino-acid sequence MDWLGLGVTIFGVAFLILSIILIKPLLNLARVLSNLQKTTNKLPEQVEELTNQAADTLSTGHETLHEVNKQVKELTPIFHMVGGASRAANAASSSMVNAVMSVQNSSTEGNVFTNKHHLEGIYGLATIAYYAIKQSKKQPAADNPK